The DNA segment TGGCCTCCGACAGTCGTTGCTGCACTTCGGTATCCCGGGCCCGTGGCACGGTGCCCTGCAATGCCAGACCAACGGCGAAAAGCCGCTGAATCACGTGGTCATGGAGGTCACGCGCAATGCGGTCGCGGTCGGTGAGGACGTCGAGTTCACGCATCCGGCGCTGCGTGGTGGCCAGCTGCCAGGCCAGCGCGGCCTGGTCGGCGAACGCGGCCATCATCTCAAGTTGTTCGTCGCTGAAGGGTCCCGGACCGCCTCGGCGCAGCACGACAACGACACCGGCAACGGTGTCGGCGGTGCGCAGTGGCAGCAGCATGGCCGGACCCCCGTCGTCCACGTCGTCCAGATCGATCCGGTCGACTTGTCGCGGAATGCCGTTGACGAAGACGTCCCCGAGCGCGGTGCCGGCCACCGGAACGGTGCGCCCGACGGCGGACGCCGCAGCGTCGCCGACCGTTTCGATCACCAGCAGCTCCGCCACGTCACCGGCCGGCAGGTTATCGTCGACGGGGACGGCCACCAGGGCCGCATCGGCCGCGGTCAGCGTGAGCGCCTCCTCGGCGACAAGCCGGAACACCGTCGCGGGTTCGGTGCCGGAGAGCAATTCGGTGGCGATGTCGCGGGTGGCCTCGATCCACGACTGACGTGCCTTCGCCTGCTCGTAAAGCCGGGCGTTGGCGATGGCGATGCCCGCGGCCGCCGCCAGCGCCTGAACCAGCACCTCGTCGTCATCGCTGAACGGTTGCCCGTTGGTTTTGTCGGTCAGGTACAGGGTGCCGAAGGATTCGTCGCGCACCCGAACCGGCACCCCGAGGAAGGTCCGCATCGGTGGGTGGTGCGGCGGAAAGCCAACCGAGGCGGGGTGTCGCGAAATATCGTCCAGCCGTAGCGGTTTGGGCTCGTCGATGAGCAGCCCGATGACGCCTAGGCCCTCGGGGAAGTGGCCGATGCGCCGCACGGTCTCCTCGTCGATGCCCTCGTGGACGAAGTTCAACACCCGGTTATCCCGGTCGTGCACCTCTAGCGCGCCGTAGCGGGCGTCGACCAGATTGGTCGCCGAGTGCACGATCGAGCGCAGCGTGGCGTTGAGTTCCAGCCCCGACGTGACCACCAGCATGGCCTCCAACAGCCCGTCCAGGCGGTCGCGGCCCTCGACGATCTGCTCGACGCGGTCCTGCACCTCGACCAG comes from the Mycobacterium shinjukuense genome and includes:
- the dosS gene encoding hypoxia sensor histidine kinase DosS/DevS, with translation MTAGDPPDEPAEAAGADVAPLRQTLSQLRLRELLVEVQDRVEQIVEGRDRLDGLLEAMLVVTSGLELNATLRSIVHSATNLVDARYGALEVHDRDNRVLNFVHEGIDEETVRRIGHFPEGLGVIGLLIDEPKPLRLDDISRHPASVGFPPHHPPMRTFLGVPVRVRDESFGTLYLTDKTNGQPFSDDDEVLVQALAAAAGIAIANARLYEQAKARQSWIEATRDIATELLSGTEPATVFRLVAEEALTLTAADAALVAVPVDDNLPAGDVAELLVIETVGDAAASAVGRTVPVAGTALGDVFVNGIPRQVDRIDLDDVDDGGPAMLLPLRTADTVAGVVVVLRRGGPGPFSDEQLEMMAAFADQAALAWQLATTQRRMRELDVLTDRDRIARDLHDHVIQRLFAVGLALQGTVPRARDTEVQQRLSEAIDDLQGVIQDIRTTIFDLHGASQGITRLRQRIDAAVAQFAGSGLRTSVQFVGPLSVVGGALADHAEAVVREAVSNAVRHADATTLTVRVMVADDLSIEVSDDGRGMPDEFTGSGLTNLRRRAAQAGGEFTVGTTPGGGGTVLRWSAPLVQ